The Impatiens glandulifera chromosome 3, dImpGla2.1, whole genome shotgun sequence genome contains a region encoding:
- the LOC124932303 gene encoding NAC domain-containing protein 92-like, translating to MENIDSSSIEGKEEEELMMMMNLPPGFRFHPTDEELITHYLSKKAMNNDFSVISIGEVDLNKVEPWDLPWKAKMGEKEWYFFCVRDKKYPTGLRTNRATEKGYWKATGKDREIFRGKLLIGMKKTLVFYMGRAPKGEKSNWVMHEYRLEGEVQSHEWVICRVFHKTAGGKKIPISDLFPIKNSTIAAVGTPSPLPSLTDQSSSSTGFAADVPCFSNTNQLDIKDYIINRDFSPAPPPLPPPPSYSMMNPIQQYPDQPVIQDRTFMTNSVNYNRPNNNMKQTMKTEFVSLSDQDSCMGNDDIPVLSHWETGRRSFQGADMSTVQMGSGGLWYFDP from the exons ATGGAGAATATTGATTCTTCTTCTATTGAAGgaaaggaggaagaagagctgatgatgatgatgaatttgCCGCCGGGATTCCGATTTCATCCAACCGATGAAGAACTCATCACACACTACTTATCAAAGAAGGCTATGAACAACGATTTCTCGGTCATTTCAATCGGAGAAGTTGATCTCAACAAGGTCGAGCCATGGGATTTGCCTT GGAAAGCGAAAATGGGGGAGAAAGAATGGTACTTTTTCTGCGTGAGGGATAAGAAGTATCCGACTGGTTTAAGAACGAACAGAGCTACGGAGAAAGGATACTGGAAAGCAACCGGGAAAGACAGGGAGATTTTCCGGGGGAAATTGTTGATCGGAATGAAGAAAACTCTGGTTTTTTATATGGGTAGGGCTCCTAAAGGAGAGAAATCGAACTGGGTCATGCATGAATATCGTCTTGAAGGAGAAGTTCAAAGTCACGAATGGGTTATTTGTAGGGTTTTTCACAAGACTGCCGGCGGGAAGAAAATACCCATCTCAGATTTATTTCCGATTAAGAATTCAACTATCGCCGCCGTTGGAACGCCCAGTCCTCTTCCATCATTGACGGATCAGTCCTCCTCTTCTACTGGTTTCGCGGCTGACGTACCTTGCTTCTCCAACACCAATCAATTAGATATCAAAGATTACATCATCAATCGTGATTTCTCACCAGCACCACCACCGCTGCCGCCACCACCTTCTTACTCAATGATGAATCCGATCCAACAATACCCAGATCAGCCTGTCATTCAAGATCGAACCTTCATGACGAATTCAGTGAATTACAACAGACCTAACAATAACATGAAACAGACCATGAAAACAGAGTTTGTGAGCTTGTCTGATCAGGATTCATGCATGGGCAACGACGACATCCCGGTGTTGTCGCACTGGGAAACGGGGCGGCGGTCATTTCAGGGTGCGGATATGTCAACTGTGCAAATGGGTTCCGGTGGCCTTTGGTATTTTGACCCTTGA